In one window of Frigoriglobus tundricola DNA:
- a CDS encoding alpha/beta hydrolase family protein, translating into MPDKPLPGRPWVWRAEFFGAFAGADVALVRAGWHLVHLVTPDLLGSPKAITKWEAFHTVLVKDHGLHPKPGLIGLSRGGLYCLSWAAAHPDKTLAVYLDNAVCDFKSWPGGALKKLGASKGSEAEWKKLLAAYDFESDAEAIEYKSNPVDNLAPIAKAKIPLLLVYGDKDTVVPHTENSERVYDRYKALGGPVERVVKPGQDHHPHGLKDVVPVVKFFATALGSRTDTNSTGFETLGAWRKLCIHKGLRPALGGMNRPVPV; encoded by the coding sequence GTGCCCGATAAACCACTGCCCGGTCGTCCGTGGGTCTGGCGGGCCGAGTTCTTCGGTGCGTTCGCCGGTGCCGACGTCGCTCTGGTCAGAGCCGGCTGGCACCTGGTTCACCTTGTCACGCCCGATCTCTTGGGCTCGCCGAAGGCGATTACGAAGTGGGAGGCGTTCCACACGGTGCTGGTCAAGGACCACGGCCTTCACCCGAAGCCGGGGCTCATCGGTCTTTCCCGCGGCGGCCTGTATTGCCTGAGCTGGGCTGCGGCCCATCCGGACAAGACCCTGGCCGTGTATCTCGATAACGCGGTCTGTGACTTCAAGAGTTGGCCCGGCGGTGCGCTGAAGAAACTCGGCGCCAGCAAAGGCTCGGAAGCCGAATGGAAGAAGCTCCTCGCCGCTTATGACTTCGAATCCGACGCCGAAGCGATCGAGTACAAATCGAACCCGGTCGATAATCTGGCCCCGATCGCCAAAGCCAAGATCCCGCTGCTCCTCGTCTATGGCGACAAGGACACGGTCGTTCCGCACACCGAGAACTCCGAACGCGTGTACGACCGGTACAAGGCGCTCGGCGGTCCGGTCGAGCGTGTCGTGAAACCGGGCCAGGATCATCACCCGCACGGCCTCAAAGACGTGGTGCCGGTCGTCAAATTCTTCGCCACCGCGCTCGGGTCCAGAACTGATACGAACTCGACCGGATTCGAAACTCTTGGTGCGTGGCGCAAGCTTTGCATTCATAAAGGCTTGCGGCCGGCTCTCGGCGGAATGAATCGACCCGTTCCGGTATGA
- a CDS encoding caspase family protein, with translation MPILKVQCPECEAKLRLNVEDGDDNEIECPKCGCEFSADLEDAEPSPKATKGKTSAGANGAPKTGNGKASKSGVTAKAAKRKYDGADEDDDEDDAPRRKTKRKAAESGSSKIVVAGVIAAVLALGGAGVLVFALTYKDKSPKSDDKPVAANAPAKPDTAPGANPPTATPPAGPSANPVPNTNPGANANPGPKPPGAPNPGPVPPQPPKKDEAELSTMIPPPPKVRMSGSVVPTEKPVVRAPAIPPLAPDEDPFVRAKDFKADGPLPALPALPPRAQRPLLTLEAGGHTDIIGKVFFTPKADQVITIARDKAVRIWDPATNEALKTIRFPAGPGQEGALQGAAISRTGKQLAVAGHPLEGVKRNKVPIYIITLDGSAPVKTLNVAASGVICMHYSNDGKWLAVGCEEGEIQIVDVAKGVTDTAPGSAGGPPVLEVKFNPNLSAKLKKLATLDAEHIVHLWSFPVQQGPKTIGIQSAGTPQALSWSNDGRTLAVGTSLGQIMLGTDDGQLIKTLPALKFNDKPVSIQQLQFMPGNGEIVVAGAAGAAGWAGIIDADSGAVRVTFKQHSNSIFALDVTPDGQRVVTSGGSQHETFVWEAADAKVVNRFIGGGNAVWTIGWAKDGKSIAWGHNNEKDKNREGKLEHTFRLDQLGLGDVPDPSKYSQLVTSDDKVKLLTGTRGFMVQTTGREPELMLLNEGEKIYAATVLPGRNAVAVAGTQTLALVNPATGREINKFVGHTGNVLCVTPSPDGKYFATGSSDQTIRIWRREHDEPVLSIFVAGRDWIAWTAQGYYACSAQGERLIAWQVGGGPGKVPLVHPAERFRASMYQPALLKYVVPTGDLQRAMAMAQKFDKALVQTTSVGDVLPPEVALEGFGETEVKVDKDSITVKATAKSGKHPITALRLLVNGRPYQGAAGVKRFETPQNAVEATWEVPLAPGTYTFAVIADSPVSKGMSKVGVAVRSGTVPKPNLYVLAVGVSAYPKGVPPLHFCASDAQMLANAFREKSASLFTKIEVKVLTDKAATKKNILEGMDWLKSKMTPQDVGIVTFSGHGTRDLFGNFYLCPADIDPTDEDCLSCLSGKLFKERLDNMPGRLVAILDACHSGVVAEKERPPVAADSLVRDLTAEDSGVIVMCASAGREFSYETPLIKAGLYTYGLVEGLSGHGDVDGDGLVYIHELDMYATARARQLSAGRQNPTLGRPTSVRPFPIAKVDKPVR, from the coding sequence ATGCCCATTCTCAAAGTCCAGTGCCCCGAATGCGAAGCCAAGCTCCGCCTGAACGTGGAGGATGGAGACGATAACGAGATCGAGTGCCCCAAGTGCGGCTGCGAGTTCTCCGCCGATTTAGAGGACGCCGAGCCGTCGCCCAAGGCAACGAAGGGGAAAACGTCCGCCGGGGCCAACGGGGCGCCGAAAACCGGAAACGGAAAAGCCAGCAAGTCGGGTGTAACAGCGAAGGCGGCAAAACGCAAATACGACGGTGCGGACGAAGACGACGACGAGGACGACGCGCCGCGCAGGAAAACGAAACGCAAGGCGGCCGAAAGCGGCAGCTCGAAGATCGTCGTCGCGGGTGTGATCGCGGCTGTTCTCGCCCTTGGCGGGGCCGGCGTGCTCGTTTTCGCCCTTACGTACAAAGACAAGTCCCCGAAGAGTGATGACAAGCCGGTCGCGGCAAACGCGCCGGCCAAACCTGACACCGCCCCGGGTGCGAACCCGCCGACTGCGACCCCGCCGGCCGGTCCGAGCGCGAACCCCGTGCCGAACACGAACCCCGGTGCAAACGCCAACCCCGGGCCGAAGCCGCCGGGCGCCCCCAACCCCGGACCCGTTCCGCCACAACCTCCCAAAAAGGACGAAGCGGAACTGTCGACCATGATCCCGCCGCCGCCGAAGGTCCGGATGAGCGGGTCCGTGGTGCCCACCGAGAAGCCGGTGGTCCGGGCGCCGGCGATCCCGCCTCTCGCCCCGGACGAAGACCCCTTCGTCCGGGCAAAGGACTTCAAGGCCGACGGCCCGCTTCCGGCGCTGCCGGCGCTGCCGCCGCGTGCCCAGCGCCCGCTCCTCACCCTTGAGGCCGGTGGCCACACGGACATCATCGGGAAGGTGTTCTTCACCCCGAAGGCCGACCAGGTCATCACGATCGCGCGGGACAAGGCGGTCCGCATCTGGGACCCCGCCACCAACGAGGCGCTCAAGACGATCCGGTTCCCGGCCGGACCGGGGCAGGAGGGCGCGCTTCAGGGGGCCGCGATCTCGCGGACCGGTAAGCAGCTCGCGGTCGCCGGCCACCCCCTTGAGGGGGTGAAACGCAACAAGGTGCCCATTTACATCATCACCCTGGACGGGTCCGCGCCGGTCAAGACGCTCAACGTGGCCGCCAGCGGCGTGATCTGCATGCACTACTCCAATGACGGGAAGTGGCTCGCCGTCGGCTGCGAGGAGGGCGAGATCCAGATCGTGGACGTCGCCAAGGGTGTGACCGACACGGCTCCCGGCAGCGCGGGCGGCCCCCCGGTGCTCGAGGTCAAGTTCAACCCGAACCTCAGCGCGAAGCTCAAGAAGCTCGCCACCCTCGACGCCGAGCACATCGTGCACCTCTGGAGCTTCCCGGTCCAGCAGGGGCCCAAGACGATCGGCATCCAGTCGGCCGGCACGCCCCAAGCGCTGAGCTGGAGCAACGACGGGCGGACGCTCGCGGTGGGCACGTCCCTGGGCCAGATCATGCTCGGCACCGATGACGGGCAGCTCATCAAGACGCTGCCCGCACTCAAGTTTAACGACAAGCCCGTCTCGATCCAGCAGCTCCAGTTCATGCCGGGCAACGGCGAGATCGTCGTGGCCGGCGCGGCCGGTGCGGCCGGCTGGGCCGGGATCATCGACGCCGATTCCGGCGCCGTGCGCGTGACGTTCAAACAGCACTCGAACTCCATTTTCGCCCTGGACGTCACGCCCGACGGGCAGCGGGTCGTCACCAGCGGCGGCAGCCAGCACGAAACGTTCGTGTGGGAGGCGGCCGACGCCAAGGTCGTCAACCGGTTCATCGGCGGCGGCAACGCCGTGTGGACGATCGGGTGGGCGAAGGACGGGAAGTCGATCGCCTGGGGGCACAACAACGAGAAGGACAAGAACCGCGAGGGCAAACTGGAACACACGTTCCGCCTGGACCAGCTCGGGCTCGGCGACGTGCCGGACCCGTCGAAGTACTCGCAACTCGTCACGTCGGACGACAAAGTCAAGTTGCTGACCGGGACCCGCGGGTTCATGGTTCAGACCACCGGCCGCGAGCCCGAACTGATGCTCCTGAACGAGGGCGAGAAGATCTACGCCGCGACCGTCCTGCCGGGGCGGAACGCCGTGGCCGTGGCCGGCACGCAAACCCTCGCGCTGGTCAACCCGGCGACGGGGCGCGAGATCAACAAGTTCGTCGGGCACACCGGGAACGTGCTGTGCGTCACCCCGTCGCCGGACGGCAAGTACTTCGCCACCGGTTCCTCCGACCAGACCATCCGCATCTGGCGGCGCGAACACGACGAGCCGGTGCTGTCGATCTTCGTCGCCGGCCGCGACTGGATCGCGTGGACGGCGCAGGGCTACTACGCCTGCTCGGCCCAGGGCGAGCGGCTCATCGCCTGGCAGGTCGGTGGGGGGCCGGGCAAGGTGCCCCTGGTCCACCCGGCCGAGCGGTTCCGGGCCTCCATGTATCAGCCCGCGCTGCTCAAGTACGTCGTGCCCACGGGCGACCTCCAGCGGGCGATGGCAATGGCCCAGAAGTTCGACAAGGCGCTCGTTCAGACCACCAGCGTCGGCGACGTGCTCCCCCCCGAGGTGGCCCTCGAAGGGTTCGGCGAGACCGAGGTCAAGGTCGACAAGGATTCGATCACGGTGAAGGCCACCGCGAAGAGCGGCAAGCACCCGATCACCGCGCTGCGGCTCCTCGTGAACGGGCGCCCGTACCAGGGGGCCGCGGGCGTCAAGCGGTTCGAGACCCCACAGAACGCGGTCGAAGCTACCTGGGAGGTGCCGCTCGCGCCCGGCACCTACACGTTCGCCGTGATCGCCGACTCCCCGGTGAGTAAGGGCATGTCGAAGGTCGGCGTCGCCGTCCGGTCCGGGACGGTCCCCAAGCCGAACCTGTACGTGCTGGCGGTCGGCGTGTCCGCGTACCCGAAAGGCGTTCCGCCGCTGCACTTCTGCGCGTCCGACGCGCAGATGCTCGCGAACGCGTTCCGGGAGAAGTCCGCGTCCCTGTTCACCAAGATCGAGGTGAAAGTTCTCACCGATAAGGCCGCCACCAAGAAGAACATTCTCGAGGGGATGGACTGGCTGAAATCAAAGATGACGCCGCAGGACGTGGGCATCGTCACCTTTTCCGGGCACGGGACGCGCGACCTGTTCGGCAACTTCTATCTTTGTCCGGCGGACATCGATCCGACGGACGAGGACTGCCTCAGTTGCCTCTCCGGCAAGCTGTTCAAGGAGCGGCTGGACAACATGCCCGGCCGGCTGGTCGCCATCCTCGACGCCTGCCACTCCGGGGTGGTGGCGGAGAAGGAGCGGCCGCCGGTGGCGGCGGACTCACTCGTCCGCGATCTGACGGCCGAGGACTCCGGTGTGATCGTCATGTGCGCGTCCGCCGGGCGCGAGTTCTCCTACGAAACCCCGCTGATCAAAGCCGGGCTGTACACCTACGGTCTCGTTGAGGGGCTGTCGGGCCACGGCGACGTCGACGGCGACGGTCTCGTCTACATCCACGAACTCGACATGTACGCGACCGCCCGCGCCCGCCAGTTGAGCGCGGGCCGACAGAACCCGACGCTCGGGCGCCCGACCAGCGTGCGCCCGTTCCCGATCGCAAAGGTGGACAAGCCGGTACGGTAG
- a CDS encoding transglutaminase-like domain-containing protein, giving the protein MNVRTLLVAAVFAVAGPARSADPPRWWSDDAERALVRAKDNRTELEKALADVPKDQRKGMAFLIENMPDADLTALKAEFLLTNVDLAYKARKERPWGKAVPEDLFLNDVLPYANVDEKRDAWRKEFYDLCVPMVRDCKTPTEAVQKLNAELFKKLKLGYSTQRKAPNQSPKESMEQGKASCTGLSIVLSDAARAVGIPARLVGTPLWADKRGNHTWVEIWDNGWHFTGACEPDPNGLDRGWFVGAAAQAKKDVPQHAIYAASFKKSKQHFPLVWALNNKDVPGENVTDRYAKPAAKVETFRLQVKVIDAAKKRVALDVSVTGGADAKLTGTSRGETADANDFLTFDLPPHTEFVVKVGTASKTVTTGAAGENVLIEIQK; this is encoded by the coding sequence GTGAACGTCCGCACGTTGCTCGTGGCCGCCGTGTTCGCGGTCGCCGGCCCCGCCCGTTCTGCCGACCCGCCCCGCTGGTGGTCGGACGACGCGGAACGGGCGCTCGTTCGCGCGAAGGACAACCGCACGGAACTAGAAAAGGCTCTTGCGGACGTGCCGAAGGACCAGCGGAAGGGGATGGCGTTCCTCATCGAGAACATGCCCGACGCGGACCTGACCGCGCTCAAGGCCGAGTTCCTCCTGACCAACGTGGACCTCGCCTACAAGGCCCGCAAGGAGCGGCCGTGGGGGAAGGCCGTGCCCGAAGACCTGTTCCTCAACGACGTGCTACCCTACGCGAACGTGGACGAGAAGCGCGACGCCTGGCGCAAAGAGTTCTACGACCTGTGCGTGCCGATGGTGCGGGACTGCAAGACCCCGACCGAGGCCGTGCAGAAGCTGAACGCCGAGCTGTTCAAGAAGCTCAAACTCGGCTACTCCACCCAGCGGAAGGCGCCGAACCAGAGCCCGAAGGAGTCGATGGAGCAGGGCAAGGCGAGTTGCACCGGCCTCTCCATCGTGCTGAGCGACGCGGCCCGTGCCGTGGGCATCCCGGCGCGACTGGTCGGCACGCCCCTGTGGGCCGACAAGCGCGGGAACCACACCTGGGTGGAAATCTGGGACAACGGGTGGCACTTCACCGGGGCGTGCGAGCCGGACCCGAACGGCCTCGACCGCGGGTGGTTCGTGGGGGCCGCGGCCCAGGCCAAGAAGGACGTTCCCCAGCACGCCATCTACGCCGCCAGCTTCAAGAAGTCGAAGCAGCACTTCCCCCTCGTGTGGGCGCTAAACAACAAGGACGTTCCCGGGGAGAACGTGACCGACCGCTACGCCAAGCCGGCGGCGAAAGTGGAGACGTTTCGGCTCCAGGTGAAGGTGATCGACGCCGCAAAGAAGCGGGTCGCCCTGGACGTGAGCGTGACCGGGGGCGCGGACGCGAAGCTCACGGGCACCTCGCGCGGGGAAACCGCCGACGCGAACGACTTTCTCACCTTCGACCTCCCGCCGCACACAGAGTTCGTGGTGAAAGTGGGCACCGCGTCGAAGACCGTGACGACCGGCGCCGCCGGTGAGAACGTGCTGATCGAAATCCAGAAGTAG